In Candidatus Ozemobacteraceae bacterium, one DNA window encodes the following:
- the ord gene encoding 2,4-diaminopentanoate dehydrogenase has translation MKKDNVKIAIWGFGAMGSGMAEVLLRKKGVEIVGVCDIHPNRAGKSMFEVLGVPRGEQKDVIIQSDIHKVISKKSADLVLLATDSFTSKAFDKMKLIVELGINVITTAEEMAYPKAKEPKLAAELDRLAKANGVSILGTGINPGLIMDLLVVLMTGACTDVEFVKAERVNSLSPFGPAVMEEQGVGITLDEFEKQSKAGHLAGHVGFNESVNMICDAIGWKLDKPVEQTMAPIVSKVLRKTKYAEVKPGNVAGCTMKGFGYVNGKLAVEMIHPQQIEPELEGTDTGDYVVIKGTPNVNLANKPEIPGGIGTIAMCINMIPQVINAKPGLHTMLDLPVPRAIMGDMREQIHD, from the coding sequence GTGAAGAAGGACAACGTCAAGATCGCGATCTGGGGGTTCGGGGCCATGGGAAGCGGCATGGCCGAAGTGCTGCTGCGCAAGAAGGGGGTCGAGATCGTCGGTGTGTGCGACATCCACCCGAACCGCGCGGGCAAGAGCATGTTTGAAGTGCTCGGCGTTCCCCGTGGGGAACAGAAGGATGTGATCATCCAGAGCGATATCCACAAGGTCATCTCGAAGAAGTCGGCCGATCTCGTGCTGCTGGCGACGGACAGCTTCACCAGCAAGGCGTTCGACAAGATGAAGCTGATCGTCGAGCTGGGCATCAACGTCATCACCACCGCCGAAGAGATGGCATACCCGAAAGCGAAGGAACCCAAGCTGGCCGCCGAGCTGGACCGGCTGGCGAAGGCGAACGGCGTCAGCATTCTCGGCACGGGCATCAACCCCGGCCTGATCATGGACCTGCTCGTCGTGCTGATGACCGGCGCCTGCACCGACGTCGAGTTCGTCAAGGCCGAGCGCGTCAACAGCCTTTCCCCCTTCGGTCCGGCCGTCATGGAGGAGCAAGGCGTGGGCATCACGCTCGACGAGTTCGAGAAGCAGTCGAAGGCCGGCCACCTGGCGGGCCACGTCGGGTTCAACGAGTCGGTCAACATGATCTGCGACGCCATCGGCTGGAAGCTGGACAAGCCCGTCGAGCAGACCATGGCCCCGATCGTCTCCAAGGTGCTGCGCAAGACGAAATACGCAGAAGTGAAGCCCGGCAACGTCGCCGGCTGCACCATGAAGGGCTTCGGCTACGTGAACGGCAAGCTCGCCGTCGAGATGATCCACCCGCAGCAGATCGAGCCCGAGCTCGAAGGCACCGACACCGGCGACTACGTCGTCATCAAGGGCACCCCGAACGTCAACCTGGCGAACAAGCCCGAGATTCCCGGCGGCATCGGCACCATCGCGATGTGCATCAACATGATCCCGCAGGTCATCAACGCGAAGCCCGGCCTGCACACCATGCTCGACCTGCCGGTCCCGCGCGCCATCATGGGCGACATGCGCGAACAGATCCACGACTGA
- a CDS encoding thioredoxin family protein, giving the protein MVNITVIKNPAGCTMCEETARIVSEATRKFPGEEIKLELVASGTPEAAGFGIITTPVVVINRKIYSMGKPVIAEKVEGWIRKELGS; this is encoded by the coding sequence ATGGTAAACATCACGGTGATCAAGAACCCCGCGGGATGTACGATGTGCGAGGAGACGGCCCGCATCGTCAGCGAGGCGACGAGAAAATTTCCGGGCGAGGAGATCAAACTCGAGCTGGTCGCCAGCGGCACTCCCGAGGCGGCCGGTTTCGGTATCATCACGACCCCGGTCGTGGTCATCAACAGGAAGATCTACTCGATGGGCAAGCCGGTCATCGCGGAAAAGGTGGAAGGCTGGATCCGCAAGGAACTCGGCAGTTGA
- a CDS encoding DUF3375 domain-containing protein has product MKLDYVTIDALRIHHPAWCLLRSDHAPLVVHFLHRSFIEPNVRTKPAADLAEALEDELYTLRQQIGPETFPRPALEYLNEWAKPEKGWLRKFYAQSSDEPQFDLTPAAEKAIAWLHSLIERQFVGTESRLLTLFELLRQMDEGSEADPVKRVAELRKRRDEIDAEIRRIEAGDVALLDDTALKDRFQQFVQTSRELLADFREVEQNFRRLDRDARERITLWEGGRGTLLEEIMGKRDAIAESDQGRSFQAFWAFLLSDSRQKEFSRLLERVLQLPPVSALNPDPRLRRIHYDWLEAGEHAQRMVAHLSQQLRRFLDDRTRLEHRRIINLLHNIETKALTLRAEPPKGDFMELAEPAADIRLPMERPLYVPTAKHVVTDLRLEQGDADLDAAVLYSQFVVDREQLSANIRRELQTSPHISLSELVEKHPLRRGLAELVTYLQLGSDSFRITVDDEKTETISWQNADSDAPTVTRRATLKRIIFTR; this is encoded by the coding sequence GTGAAACTCGATTATGTGACGATCGATGCGCTGCGCATCCACCATCCGGCATGGTGTCTCCTTCGGTCCGACCATGCGCCGCTGGTGGTTCATTTTCTCCATCGGTCGTTCATCGAACCGAATGTCCGCACCAAGCCCGCCGCCGATCTCGCGGAAGCTCTCGAAGACGAGTTATACACCCTCCGTCAGCAGATCGGCCCGGAAACGTTTCCGCGACCGGCCCTGGAGTATCTCAACGAGTGGGCAAAGCCCGAGAAGGGCTGGCTTCGGAAGTTCTACGCCCAGTCATCGGATGAACCCCAGTTCGATCTGACGCCCGCCGCCGAAAAAGCCATCGCCTGGCTGCACTCGCTCATCGAGCGGCAGTTCGTCGGAACCGAGTCGCGCCTGCTCACGCTGTTCGAACTACTCCGGCAGATGGACGAGGGCAGCGAGGCAGATCCCGTCAAACGGGTCGCGGAATTGCGGAAACGCCGCGACGAGATCGATGCCGAGATCCGCCGGATCGAGGCCGGCGACGTGGCTCTTCTCGACGATACGGCGTTGAAAGACCGGTTCCAGCAGTTCGTCCAGACGTCGCGCGAACTGCTCGCCGATTTCCGCGAAGTGGAGCAGAACTTCCGCCGGCTCGATCGCGACGCGCGCGAGCGTATCACCCTCTGGGAAGGCGGCCGCGGCACGCTCCTCGAAGAGATCATGGGAAAGCGCGACGCGATTGCGGAATCAGACCAGGGGCGAAGCTTTCAGGCATTCTGGGCCTTCCTGCTCTCGGACAGCCGCCAGAAGGAGTTTTCCCGGCTTCTCGAAAGGGTCCTGCAGTTGCCCCCCGTCTCCGCGCTGAACCCCGACCCGCGCCTCCGCCGCATCCACTACGACTGGTTGGAGGCGGGCGAGCACGCGCAACGGATGGTGGCGCATCTTTCCCAGCAGCTCCGCCGCTTTCTCGACGACCGGACGCGACTGGAGCACCGCCGCATCATCAATTTACTACACAACATAGAAACAAAGGCGCTGACACTCCGTGCCGAGCCGCCGAAAGGGGATTTCATGGAGCTCGCCGAGCCCGCCGCCGACATCCGGCTCCCCATGGAGCGGCCCTTGTATGTGCCTACGGCAAAGCATGTCGTAACAGACCTCAGACTCGAGCAGGGGGATGCCGACCTCGATGCGGCCGTCCTGTATTCCCAGTTCGTGGTTGACCGCGAACAGCTTTCCGCGAACATCCGCCGCGAACTGCAGACGTCTCCCCACATCAGCCTGAGCGAGCTGGTCGAGAAGCATCCGCTTCGACGCGGGCTCGCGGAGCTCGTCACCTATTTGCAGCTTGGCAGTGATTCCTTCCGAATCACCGTCGACGATGAGAAGACCGAAACCATCTCCTGGCAGAACGCCGATTCCGACGCCCCCACCGTCACGAGGCGCGCAACATTGAAGCGCATCATTTTCACGAGATGA
- a CDS encoding ankyrin repeat domain-containing protein: protein MNTNTTTPNDATKRLLAAVSNGREEEVAELLAAGADPDGADADGVQTPLLNVSKTTHEGIARRLLAAGASVGKANVDGVTPLHWAAAKEKLSMARLFLEAGASVHALERDGWTPLHWSAFRGHVEMTGLFIDAGAAVNLPDKDGWTPLHLAAQQGHLEAVRCLLKFGADPALRDLEGRRAIDLAQGRGYHEIVELLKRE, encoded by the coding sequence ATGAACACGAATACCACGACCCCGAACGACGCCACCAAGCGGTTGCTGGCGGCGGTTTCCAACGGTCGCGAGGAAGAGGTCGCCGAGCTGCTGGCCGCCGGAGCCGACCCTGACGGGGCCGATGCGGACGGCGTTCAGACGCCCCTGCTCAATGTTTCGAAGACCACGCACGAGGGAATCGCCCGGCGCCTGCTGGCCGCGGGTGCCTCGGTGGGCAAGGCGAACGTCGACGGCGTCACGCCGCTTCACTGGGCGGCCGCGAAGGAAAAGCTCTCCATGGCCCGCCTGTTCCTGGAAGCCGGGGCGTCGGTTCATGCCCTCGAGCGGGACGGCTGGACGCCCCTGCACTGGTCGGCCTTTCGCGGGCACGTCGAGATGACCGGCTTGTTCATCGATGCCGGAGCGGCCGTGAATCTGCCTGACAAGGATGGCTGGACCCCTCTGCATCTCGCGGCTCAGCAGGGGCATCTGGAGGCCGTGCGCTGTCTGTTGAAATTCGGTGCCGATCCCGCATTGCGCGATCTGGAGGGCCGAAGGGCGATTGACCTTGCACAAGGCCGGGGATACCATGAGATCGTCGAGCTGCTGAAACGCGAATGA
- a CDS encoding PAS domain S-box protein, with translation MTHTRVSHGASVILLLMTAAFACASLITAPATFSQEQPPGQKKRVLYVNSYHPGYTWSDQILEGLAGRLKPAFGEQLELQVEYLDGKRYSRQLEGGLGDILQSLFKTKYAGTRIDLLLVSDQDAYNFMRKVRNEVFPGVPMIFAGVEEPGELASNTTGILASTDIRGNVDLILQVLPSVKRLFVLSDDTVTGRINRDTFQRVTADVASRVEFVFLGTNPDDAPETLVQSMASLAPPSDAVFFLDYYSSPAGPVNPAVFIRDLASASKAPLFSHVDLFIYDGIIAGKMNSGLLQGQQMADTAVAILRGASTARLPLQQEVSVPTADFSALARFSIDAARFPEGTRFLNKPTSLLSSYKWHILATLGFLGLLAVLTVILAIMLKRQQRLEEEARLAAAHFQTLFQNVPTPVACYSFASGKIIGVNDRLTAALGYTLEDVPDIETWWSLAYPDPEYRRQRIRFWHEEIEKHRKTGEKIRTAEYRITCKNGAVKTMSLSAGIIEDWMIVSFFDVTERKKAEEELRTSEENLRITLNSIGDAVIATDMQGVITRMNPVAERLTGWHIAEAAGRKLEDVFVIVAVSDRKPAQNPVAQVIETGKAATLSAHTILLSRSGKEYRIADSAAPILADSGDIVGVILVFHDVTEELALQEQLAQSQKLDAIGQLASGVAHDFNNILSGMIGAAELLKVRIPAGDEASRNFLSLILESSQRAAGLVRQLMTFSTKRQIVSAVVDVHIAIDDTIALLEKTVDKRISISRTFGDCKATVIGDGSLIRSALINVGINAVHAMPEGGSLTYTTKAVQIAGPFDETGEFELAPGRFLQIDVRDTGCGISPEHLKRVFEPFFTTKEPGKGTGLGLPVVYGTIRQHKGALRITSQVGKGTCVTIFLPLVESAAPRRSTRQEPVRGTGTILLVDDEPMIRNTGSAILKSFGYHVLIAPNGHEAVRLYRENSDRIDLVILDMIMPDMIGRDCFFELKKIRPDVKVLLASGFSREEDLREMKEQGLSGFISKPYQGVELSQKVAEFIRK, from the coding sequence ATGACTCACACACGGGTTTCACATGGTGCATCGGTCATTCTTCTGCTGATGACCGCCGCTTTCGCTTGCGCCTCCCTGATCACGGCGCCGGCGACATTTTCGCAGGAACAACCTCCGGGGCAGAAGAAGCGGGTTCTGTATGTAAACTCGTATCACCCCGGGTATACATGGTCCGACCAGATTCTCGAAGGCCTAGCCGGCAGACTCAAACCGGCTTTCGGCGAGCAGCTCGAACTGCAGGTCGAGTATCTCGACGGGAAACGGTACAGCCGCCAACTCGAAGGGGGTCTGGGCGACATCCTGCAGTCGTTGTTCAAGACGAAATACGCCGGCACCAGGATCGATCTGCTGCTCGTTTCCGACCAGGACGCCTACAACTTCATGCGGAAAGTGCGAAACGAGGTGTTTCCCGGCGTTCCCATGATTTTCGCCGGCGTCGAGGAGCCGGGAGAGCTTGCTTCGAACACGACCGGCATTCTCGCAAGCACCGACATCCGCGGAAACGTCGATCTGATCCTGCAGGTTCTGCCCTCCGTGAAGCGCCTGTTCGTTCTTTCGGACGATACGGTGACGGGCCGGATCAACCGGGATACTTTTCAACGCGTCACGGCCGACGTCGCCAGCCGCGTCGAGTTTGTCTTTCTCGGCACCAACCCCGACGACGCCCCGGAAACGCTCGTCCAATCGATGGCCAGCCTCGCCCCTCCATCGGATGCGGTCTTTTTTCTCGACTACTACTCGTCTCCCGCGGGGCCAGTCAATCCGGCCGTTTTCATCAGAGATTTGGCATCCGCATCGAAGGCGCCGCTGTTCAGCCATGTCGATCTTTTTATATATGACGGTATTATTGCCGGAAAAATGAACAGCGGACTTCTTCAGGGTCAGCAGATGGCCGACACCGCTGTCGCCATCCTGCGCGGCGCGTCCACGGCCCGCCTGCCCCTCCAGCAGGAAGTGTCGGTGCCGACCGCCGATTTTTCCGCTCTCGCACGATTTTCCATCGATGCCGCCAGGTTCCCGGAAGGCACCAGATTCCTGAATAAACCAACTTCTTTATTATCCTCCTACAAATGGCATATCCTGGCGACCCTGGGGTTCCTCGGCCTCCTGGCGGTTCTGACGGTCATTCTCGCGATCATGCTCAAGCGGCAACAGCGTCTGGAAGAGGAAGCAAGGCTCGCGGCGGCCCATTTCCAGACTCTTTTTCAGAATGTCCCGACCCCGGTCGCCTGTTACTCGTTTGCTTCGGGAAAAATCATCGGGGTGAACGACCGGCTGACGGCGGCGCTGGGGTACACCCTCGAAGATGTCCCCGACATCGAGACGTGGTGGAGCCTGGCGTATCCGGACCCGGAATATCGCCGGCAACGAATCAGATTCTGGCACGAAGAAATCGAAAAACACCGAAAGACCGGCGAGAAGATCCGGACGGCCGAGTATCGCATCACCTGCAAAAACGGTGCGGTGAAGACGATGTCTCTCTCCGCCGGGATCATCGAGGACTGGATGATCGTGAGCTTTTTCGACGTGACCGAGCGCAAAAAAGCCGAGGAGGAGCTGCGCACCAGCGAGGAAAACCTGCGGATCACGCTGAATTCCATCGGAGACGCCGTCATCGCCACCGACATGCAGGGCGTCATCACCCGGATGAACCCTGTCGCCGAGCGACTTACGGGCTGGCATATCGCTGAAGCGGCTGGCAGGAAGCTCGAAGACGTCTTCGTCATCGTGGCCGTGAGCGATCGAAAACCGGCGCAGAACCCGGTCGCGCAGGTCATCGAGACCGGGAAGGCCGCAACCTTGTCGGCTCACACCATTCTGCTTTCAAGAAGCGGCAAAGAGTACCGGATCGCAGACTCCGCCGCGCCCATCCTGGCCGATTCGGGGGACATCGTGGGGGTCATCCTCGTTTTCCACGATGTCACGGAAGAACTCGCGCTGCAGGAGCAGCTCGCCCAGAGCCAGAAGCTGGACGCGATCGGCCAGCTGGCGAGCGGTGTGGCGCATGATTTCAACAACATTCTCAGCGGCATGATCGGCGCCGCCGAACTGCTGAAAGTCCGTATTCCCGCCGGCGACGAGGCCTCCCGCAATTTTCTTTCCCTGATCCTCGAGTCGTCCCAGCGCGCGGCGGGCCTGGTCAGGCAGCTGATGACCTTCTCGACGAAACGGCAGATCGTATCGGCGGTCGTCGACGTTCACATCGCCATCGACGACACCATCGCCCTCCTGGAAAAAACCGTCGACAAGCGAATTTCCATATCCAGGACGTTCGGGGATTGCAAGGCAACGGTCATCGGGGACGGATCACTCATCAGAAGCGCATTGATCAATGTCGGCATCAACGCCGTTCATGCCATGCCCGAAGGCGGGAGCCTGACCTACACGACAAAGGCCGTGCAGATCGCCGGGCCTTTCGATGAAACAGGGGAATTCGAGCTGGCTCCGGGGCGTTTTCTCCAGATCGATGTGCGCGATACCGGCTGCGGTATTTCGCCAGAACATCTGAAACGGGTTTTCGAGCCTTTCTTCACCACCAAGGAACCCGGCAAGGGGACCGGCCTCGGGCTCCCGGTCGTCTATGGCACGATCCGCCAGCACAAGGGGGCGCTCCGCATCACCAGCCAGGTCGGGAAGGGGACCTGCGTGACCATTTTCCTGCCGCTGGTCGAATCCGCCGCCCCGCGCCGCTCAACGCGCCAGGAGCCGGTTCGCGGAACCGGAACCATCCTTCTCGTCGATGACGAGCCCATGATCCGCAATACGGGAAGCGCCATTTTGAAAAGTTTCGGATATCACGTTCTGATCGCTCCGAACGGGCACGAAGCCGTCAGGCTGTATCGAGAAAACAGCGATCGGATCGATCTCGTGATCCTCGACATGATCATGCCCGACATGATCGGCCGTGACTGTTTTTTCGAGTTGAAAAAAATCAGGCCGGACGTGAAAGTCCTGCTCGCATCAGGCTTTTCGCGAGAGGAAGATTTGCGCGAAATGAAAGAGCAGGGCCTGTCGGGATTCATTTCGAAGCCGTATCAGGGAGTCGAGCTCAGCCAGAAAGTCGCCGAGTTCATCCGGAAGTAA